One segment of Sinorhizobium sp. BG8 DNA contains the following:
- a CDS encoding cupin domain-containing protein: MSVDIGSRLRHIRMMHDLSQRELAKRAGVTNSTISLIESNSTNPSVGALKRILDGIPIGLAEFFAFEPERPRKAFYRADELVEIGKGPISYRQIGDNLFGRSLQILKECYQPGSDTGKVPLVHEGEEGGIVLSGRLEVTVDDERRILGPGDAYYFESRRPHRFRCVGPVACEVISACTPPTF, from the coding sequence ATGTCGGTCGATATAGGGAGCCGGTTGCGCCATATTCGTATGATGCATGATCTCTCGCAGCGCGAACTGGCAAAGCGCGCGGGGGTCACCAATTCGACGATATCGCTGATCGAGTCCAACTCCACCAATCCGTCGGTCGGTGCTCTCAAGCGGATCCTAGACGGCATCCCCATAGGACTTGCGGAGTTCTTTGCCTTCGAACCGGAACGGCCGAGGAAGGCCTTCTACCGGGCGGACGAACTCGTCGAGATCGGTAAGGGGCCCATCTCTTACCGGCAGATCGGTGACAACCTCTTCGGCAGAAGCCTGCAGATCCTCAAGGAGTGCTACCAGCCTGGTTCTGACACAGGGAAGGTGCCGCTCGTGCATGAAGGGGAAGAGGGTGGTATCGTGCTATCCGGTAGACTCGAAGTGACCGTCGACGACGAGCGGCGCATCCTTGGGCCTGGCGACGCGTACTATTTCGAAAGCCGCCGGCCGCATCGTTTCCGATGCGTCGGTCCCGTCGCATGCGAGGTCATCAGCGCCTGCACGCCGCCGACATTCTAG
- a CDS encoding alpha/beta hydrolase — MTQDSHRPMPTEPGILAFHARCEAFYPADAVHGSIAQQRGWYDALCAEFDAPPPPGMHKADGLVAGRVPVRYYRPSVVSTQTRLLYIHGGGFVVGSLNSHDSICAEIAHAAKAELVSVDYRLAPEHVWLAAFEDCWAVLLDLLASSRPVVVIGDSAGGNLTAGIVLNARDVGAGPIAGQVLIYPALGGDLVSGSYAEMAQAPGLTTADVSYYRDVVKAPKGDVYAFPLLAKDLAGLPPSYITAAFFDPLRDDARHYATRLGAAGVPVEFREEPQMIHAWLRARHMSEGAREGFSALCAAVSRMAGTRST, encoded by the coding sequence ATGACCCAGGATTCGCATAGACCCATGCCGACGGAGCCGGGAATTCTCGCCTTTCACGCGCGCTGCGAGGCGTTTTATCCGGCGGACGCCGTTCATGGCTCGATTGCGCAGCAACGCGGCTGGTACGACGCGTTGTGCGCCGAATTCGACGCGCCGCCGCCTCCGGGAATGCACAAGGCAGACGGGCTGGTGGCGGGAAGGGTTCCGGTTCGCTACTACCGCCCGTCCGTGGTGAGCACGCAGACGCGGCTGCTCTACATCCACGGAGGTGGCTTCGTGGTCGGCTCGCTGAACAGCCATGATTCCATCTGCGCGGAGATCGCTCACGCGGCCAAGGCGGAACTTGTCTCTGTGGATTATCGCCTGGCGCCCGAGCATGTCTGGCTGGCGGCTTTCGAGGATTGCTGGGCAGTTCTCCTCGATCTTCTCGCCTCCTCGCGTCCGGTCGTCGTCATCGGCGACAGTGCGGGCGGCAATCTCACGGCAGGGATCGTGCTGAACGCCAGGGATGTGGGAGCAGGGCCCATCGCCGGCCAGGTGCTCATCTATCCCGCGCTCGGCGGTGATCTTGTCTCCGGATCTTACGCCGAGATGGCGCAGGCTCCCGGCCTGACGACGGCGGACGTCTCTTACTACCGCGATGTCGTGAAGGCTCCGAAGGGGGATGTCTATGCGTTCCCGCTGCTTGCGAAGGATCTCGCCGGACTGCCGCCTTCCTATATCACTGCGGCCTTCTTCGACCCGCTGCGTGACGATGCGCGCCACTATGCGACGCGGCTTGGAGCGGCAGGCGTTCCGGTCGAGTTCAGGGAGGAGCCGCAGATGATCCATGCCTGGCTGCGGGCACGCCATATGAGCGAGGGGGCGCGGGAGGGGTTCTCGGCATTGTGCGCGGCCGTTTCGAGAATGGCCGGAACTCGCTCGACATGA
- a CDS encoding aminotransferase class I/II-fold pyridoxal phosphate-dependent enzyme: MLATLQIAEPDPLWALINSFGQDRRAEKMDLIVGVYRDASGQTPVMRAVREAEARLAAAATSKSYRALSGNAAFNAGISRFLLGEGAETLGRQCTIQTVGGTGALRVLADFIALVSPMRRYGAPIPAM, from the coding sequence ATGCTCGCCACTCTGCAAATCGCCGAACCCGATCCCTTGTGGGCCCTGATCAACTCATTCGGGCAAGATCGCCGGGCTGAGAAGATGGACCTTATCGTGGGTGTCTATCGCGACGCCTCGGGACAGACCCCGGTCATGCGTGCCGTGCGGGAGGCCGAGGCCCGTCTCGCTGCCGCTGCCACTTCCAAGTCCTATCGGGCGCTCTCCGGGAACGCGGCGTTCAACGCGGGGATTTCGAGGTTTCTGCTCGGCGAAGGTGCCGAGACCCTCGGTCGCCAATGCACCATCCAGACGGTCGGTGGGACCGGCGCACTCAGGGTGCTTGCCGATTTCATCGCGCTAGTCTCTCCCATGCGACGGTATGGAGCACCGATCCCGGCTATGTGA
- a CDS encoding Lrp/AsnC family transcriptional regulator: protein MDDKDRQIIWALQKEGRLSNQELSEKVALSPSPCLRRLRLLEEAKVIKGYTAIVDEEAYGLPITAFVRIRLERHSEASVAAFERKVRTIDSIQDCYVMTGEADYLLRVLVESLKDYEQFVRTQLHNIEGIAAIDTSFAYGTVKRATVFPRL, encoded by the coding sequence ATGGACGACAAAGACAGGCAGATCATCTGGGCGCTACAGAAAGAGGGCCGGCTTTCCAATCAGGAGCTTTCCGAGAAGGTCGCCCTGTCTCCGTCGCCGTGCCTGCGCCGGCTACGCCTTCTCGAGGAGGCCAAGGTCATCAAGGGTTACACCGCGATCGTCGACGAGGAAGCCTACGGCCTGCCGATCACCGCCTTCGTGCGCATCAGGCTCGAACGCCATTCCGAGGCATCAGTCGCGGCCTTCGAGCGAAAGGTGCGCACGATCGACAGCATTCAGGACTGCTACGTAATGACCGGCGAGGCCGACTATCTCCTTCGCGTGCTGGTCGAGAGCCTCAAGGACTACGAGCAGTTCGTGCGAACCCAATTGCACAACATCGAAGGCATTGCGGCGATCGACACGAGCTTCGCCTACGGAACCGTCAAGAGGGCGACGGTCTTTCCCCGGCTCTAG
- a CDS encoding ACT domain-containing protein, which yields MNGITDLDRLLAELEPSLAGGEFVFCTVPHEDVARTSDPRVLCYFREREGLTLILPAEVAVAEELAASAPMRMITLTVHSSLEAVGLTAAVSAALTGEGVSANVVAAYHHDHIFVPAADAERALEALRRLSRR from the coding sequence ATGAACGGTATCACCGACCTCGACAGGCTTCTTGCGGAGTTGGAACCGTCGCTCGCGGGTGGCGAATTCGTTTTCTGTACGGTGCCGCATGAGGATGTCGCTCGCACGAGTGACCCTCGTGTGCTTTGCTACTTCCGGGAACGAGAAGGCCTGACACTGATCCTTCCGGCCGAGGTGGCCGTCGCCGAAGAGCTCGCCGCAAGCGCTCCGATGCGGATGATCACGCTCACGGTTCATTCCTCGCTCGAGGCGGTCGGCCTGACCGCTGCTGTCTCCGCCGCGCTGACCGGGGAGGGCGTGAGCGCCAACGTGGTCGCCGCCTACCATCATGACCACATCTTCGTGCCGGCTGCGGATGCGGAGCGGGCGCTCGAGGCCTTGAGACGCCTGTCGCGCCGATAG
- a CDS encoding aminotransferase class I/II-fold pyridoxal phosphate-dependent enzyme: protein MNHRPIMTAAGLRVRSFRWQEGAAGLDIEAAIADLDAAQEGDVVLLHGCCHNPTGIDPSIEQWRQFAELCKGRGLVPLVDMAYQGFGDGVEHDAAGLRLLSNVLDTVLVAASCSKNMGLYCERTGAAMVIAPDAGLLSNIRATLERITRANYSMPPEHGAAIASCLFESPQTWLSELEACRRRVAEIRRDLSDMLLDLRAPAEYQALRNQKGMFSLLPLDSHQMNRLREEFGVYGTASGRINIAGLLPSQVGRLAEALRSVSRAPKLVGRH from the coding sequence GTGAACCATCGCCCGATCATGACGGCGGCAGGACTGCGGGTGAGATCGTTCCGCTGGCAAGAGGGCGCGGCGGGACTGGATATCGAGGCTGCGATCGCAGACCTCGACGCGGCGCAGGAGGGTGACGTCGTCCTTCTCCACGGCTGCTGCCACAATCCCACGGGCATCGATCCGTCCATCGAACAGTGGCGGCAGTTCGCCGAGCTCTGCAAGGGCAGGGGTCTCGTGCCCCTGGTCGACATGGCCTATCAGGGTTTCGGCGACGGGGTTGAGCATGACGCTGCAGGTCTGCGCCTGCTCTCCAACGTCCTCGACACCGTTCTCGTTGCCGCAAGCTGCTCCAAGAACATGGGCCTCTACTGTGAGCGGACGGGCGCGGCGATGGTTATCGCGCCCGACGCGGGGCTCCTTTCGAACATCCGTGCCACGCTCGAGAGAATAACGCGGGCGAACTATTCCATGCCGCCCGAACACGGAGCTGCCATCGCGTCTTGCCTGTTCGAAAGCCCGCAAACGTGGCTTTCTGAACTGGAAGCGTGCCGTCGCCGTGTCGCCGAAATCCGCAGGGACCTGTCCGACATGCTCCTGGATCTTCGGGCGCCAGCCGAATATCAGGCGCTGCGCAATCAGAAGGGCATGTTCTCGCTGCTGCCGCTCGACAGTCATCAGATGAACCGGCTGCGCGAGGAATTTGGCGTGTACGGAACTGCAAGCGGCCGCATCAACATCGCGGGCCTTCTGCCTTCCCAGGTCGGCAGGCTCGCCGAGGCTCTCCGCTCCGTGTCGCGTGCGCCGAAACTCGTCGGCCGGCACTGA
- a CDS encoding DMT family transporter, protein MTDLASDLPKPANGLFGPATAGYIVLFVVVMAWAGFALSMRAIGASPLAPADVAVIRFAIPIIALLPALPARLSALRRVSLRDAALVLLGGVPFFLIVSEGARTTSTAYVGALIAGTAPLSVALLSYLFERRCVPRKRWLPLALILAGVAGIVAGQRHAITAEMMRGVGFLLLASLVWGAYTIGLKRTGVDAISNGLLLSVCSLTVIVAMMITGAATTHLGQFTLHQALPFVLVQGVGVGLVSTVGYAFAVSRLGASRSSAIGSLAPALASLLAIPVLGEGLTLPTAAGILVITTGVILANRY, encoded by the coding sequence ATGACCGATCTCGCGTCAGACTTGCCCAAACCCGCAAATGGACTGTTTGGCCCTGCGACGGCCGGCTACATCGTTCTCTTCGTCGTCGTGATGGCCTGGGCGGGCTTTGCGCTGAGCATGCGGGCCATCGGTGCATCGCCGCTTGCCCCGGCCGACGTCGCGGTCATTCGTTTTGCGATCCCCATCATCGCGCTTCTCCCTGCTCTCCCGGCGAGGCTTTCAGCGCTTCGGAGAGTTTCGTTGAGGGACGCGGCATTGGTGTTGCTCGGGGGCGTGCCGTTTTTCCTCATCGTCTCGGAAGGGGCGCGGACGACTTCAACCGCCTATGTCGGCGCCCTGATCGCGGGTACTGCACCCCTTTCCGTCGCCTTGCTGAGCTACCTGTTCGAACGAAGGTGCGTGCCGAGGAAACGCTGGCTTCCACTTGCGCTGATCCTTGCAGGTGTCGCCGGAATCGTTGCCGGTCAACGGCATGCGATCACCGCGGAGATGATGCGCGGCGTCGGCTTCCTTCTGCTCGCAAGCCTCGTGTGGGGCGCCTACACGATCGGCCTCAAGCGGACCGGCGTCGATGCGATATCCAATGGACTGCTTCTGTCCGTCTGCTCGCTGACCGTCATTGTCGCAATGATGATCACAGGCGCGGCCACCACCCATCTCGGTCAGTTCACGTTGCACCAGGCACTCCCCTTCGTTCTGGTCCAGGGAGTGGGCGTCGGCCTCGTCTCGACCGTGGGTTATGCCTTTGCTGTCTCCAGGCTCGGCGCCTCCAGAAGCTCGGCTATCGGGTCGCTCGCGCCGGCCCTGGCAAGCCTCCTGGCGATTCCCGTTCTTGGGGAGGGGCTCACCCTTCCGACCGCCGCTGGCATTCTCGTCATCACGACGGGCGTGATCCTGGCAAACCGTTACTGA
- a CDS encoding adenylate/guanylate cyclase domain-containing protein, with product MRPSTRYAQSGDLSIAYQVVGDGPLDLVYVPGWVSNLDHAWEFPRMVHVFNRLSSFARLILFDKRGTGLSDRNVGYPTLEQRMQDVRAVMDAAGSRRAALVGTSEGGNMCMLFAATYPERTAALVLYGCFAKGLWAPDYPWGKTRDEVEQELAMIARDWGGPFDMSNAAPTLQHDQEARNWLAGYFRNSASPQDAISLWRWNTEIDVRDILSAIHVPTLVLHRAGDRWVNVAEGRFVADRIGEARWAELPGDDHVIWAGDVDRTLDEIEEFLTGVRPAPAYERVLLTVLFTDIVGSTAVAANLGDEAWRALLKRHDDAVREELQRHGGTAVKSLGDGFLATFQGPTKAIQCAGAIRDRAAALGLDIRAALHTGECERHGGDLSGIAVHLASRLLPHAGAGEIILSRTVKDLVVGSGVTFETRGEVALRDVPGIWQLYVARIPPE from the coding sequence ATGCGACCGAGCACCCGTTACGCACAGAGTGGCGACCTCAGTATTGCCTATCAGGTGGTGGGCGACGGGCCGCTCGACCTCGTCTACGTGCCGGGCTGGGTCTCCAATCTGGACCATGCGTGGGAATTTCCGCGCATGGTGCATGTCTTCAATCGGCTGAGTAGCTTCGCGCGGCTGATCCTGTTCGACAAACGCGGCACGGGCCTCTCGGATCGCAACGTCGGCTATCCGACGCTCGAGCAGCGCATGCAGGACGTCAGGGCCGTCATGGACGCGGCGGGGTCGCGGCGCGCGGCGCTTGTCGGCACCTCCGAGGGCGGCAACATGTGCATGCTCTTCGCGGCCACCTACCCGGAGCGGACCGCCGCGCTGGTCCTGTACGGCTGTTTTGCCAAGGGGCTCTGGGCGCCGGACTATCCATGGGGAAAGACCCGCGACGAGGTCGAGCAGGAACTTGCCATGATCGCGCGCGACTGGGGCGGCCCCTTCGACATGAGCAATGCCGCCCCCACGCTCCAGCACGACCAGGAGGCGCGCAACTGGCTCGCCGGTTACTTCAGAAACTCGGCCTCGCCACAGGATGCAATCTCGCTCTGGCGCTGGAACACCGAGATCGACGTTCGTGACATACTCAGTGCAATCCATGTGCCCACCCTCGTGCTGCACCGGGCCGGCGACCGCTGGGTGAACGTCGCGGAGGGCCGTTTCGTCGCCGACCGGATCGGCGAAGCCAGATGGGCGGAACTGCCGGGAGACGACCATGTCATCTGGGCGGGAGATGTTGACCGGACACTGGATGAGATCGAAGAGTTCCTGACGGGCGTGCGACCTGCGCCGGCATACGAACGTGTCCTCCTCACCGTTCTCTTCACCGACATCGTCGGCTCCACCGCAGTGGCGGCCAACCTCGGCGACGAAGCCTGGAGGGCGCTTCTCAAACGCCACGACGATGCCGTGCGCGAAGAACTGCAGCGCCATGGCGGCACTGCGGTGAAATCGCTCGGCGACGGATTTCTCGCGACCTTTCAGGGTCCGACGAAGGCAATCCAGTGCGCCGGCGCAATCCGCGACCGCGCGGCCGCCCTCGGTCTCGACATTCGCGCAGCGCTCCACACGGGCGAGTGCGAAAGACACGGCGGGGACCTCAGCGGTATCGCCGTGCATCTCGCCTCGCGGCTTCTGCCACATGCGGGGGCGGGAGAAATCATTCTTTCACGGACAGTGAAGGACCTCGTTGTCGGATCGGGCGTCACGTTCGAGACCCGGGGCGAGGTTGCGCTGCGCGATGTCCCGGGTATCTGGCAGCTCTACGTCGCACGCATTCCACCGGAATAG
- a CDS encoding aspartate aminotransferase family protein, producing MNVHNKPNAPVLDSYWMPFTANRQFKAAPRLLASAEGMHYTSVDGRTILDGTAGLWCVNAGHGRRQIAAAVERQLTTMDFAPSFQMGHPIAFDFAERLAEIAPGPAGAKLDRVFFTGSGSESVDTALKIALAYQRSIGQGTRTRLIGRERGYHGVGFGGISVGGIVNNRRVFPQLPGSDHLRHTHDLAKNAFVKGQPEHGAELADDLERLVALHGAETIAACIVEPVAGSTGVLIPPKGYLERLRAICDKHGILLIFDEVITGFGRLGAAFATDYFGVTPDLVTTAKGLTNGAIPMGAVFASRKVHDALMNGPESQIELFHGYTYSGHPAACAAGIATLDIYRDEGLLTRAADLQETWHEAMHSLKGLPHVIDVRTIGLIAGIELQSRDGAPGARAYDVFVDCFEKGLLIRVTGDIVAFSPPLIAEKKHVEEIVSMFADALKRAA from the coding sequence ATGAACGTTCATAACAAGCCCAATGCACCGGTACTCGACAGCTACTGGATGCCTTTCACCGCCAACCGCCAGTTCAAGGCTGCCCCGCGCCTCCTCGCAAGCGCCGAGGGCATGCACTACACCAGCGTCGATGGCCGCACCATTCTCGATGGAACGGCCGGTCTGTGGTGCGTCAACGCCGGCCACGGCCGTCGCCAGATCGCCGCAGCCGTCGAGCGCCAGTTGACCACCATGGACTTCGCTCCTTCCTTCCAGATGGGGCACCCGATCGCTTTCGATTTTGCAGAACGTCTCGCCGAGATCGCTCCGGGCCCGGCCGGCGCCAAGCTCGATCGCGTGTTCTTCACTGGTTCGGGTTCGGAATCGGTCGACACGGCGCTCAAGATCGCGCTCGCCTACCAGCGCTCGATCGGCCAGGGCACGCGCACGCGCCTCATCGGCCGCGAACGCGGCTATCACGGTGTCGGCTTCGGCGGCATCTCCGTCGGCGGCATCGTCAACAATCGGCGCGTCTTCCCGCAACTGCCGGGTTCCGATCACCTTCGCCACACCCATGACCTTGCCAAGAACGCCTTCGTGAAGGGCCAGCCGGAACACGGCGCGGAACTGGCAGACGACCTCGAAAGACTGGTCGCCCTCCACGGCGCCGAAACGATCGCTGCGTGCATCGTCGAACCCGTCGCCGGCTCCACCGGCGTTCTGATCCCGCCGAAGGGCTACCTGGAGCGGCTGCGCGCGATCTGCGACAAGCACGGCATCCTCCTGATCTTCGACGAAGTGATCACAGGTTTCGGCCGCCTGGGCGCTGCCTTCGCCACCGATTACTTCGGCGTGACGCCAGATCTGGTGACGACCGCCAAGGGTCTCACCAACGGAGCCATTCCGATGGGCGCCGTCTTCGCCAGCCGCAAGGTGCACGATGCCCTGATGAACGGTCCGGAAAGCCAGATCGAGCTGTTCCACGGCTACACCTACTCCGGCCACCCGGCCGCCTGTGCCGCTGGTATCGCGACGCTCGATATCTACCGTGACGAGGGCCTGCTGACCCGCGCGGCGGACCTGCAGGAAACGTGGCATGAAGCGATGCATTCGCTGAAGGGCCTGCCGCACGTGATCGACGTGCGCACGATCGGGCTGATCGCCGGCATCGAGCTTCAGTCGCGCGACGGCGCACCGGGCGCTCGCGCCTACGACGTCTTCGTCGATTGCTTCGAGAAGGGCCTGCTTATCCGCGTGACCGGCGACATCGTCGCTTTCTCTCCGCCGCTGATCGCGGAGAAGAAGCATGTGGAAGAGATCGTTTCGATGTTCGCAGACGCCTTGAAGCGCGCCGCGTAA
- a CDS encoding LysR family transcriptional regulator, whose translation MAFTLRQLQYFIAVAEQGSITRAAQNLSISQSSITEAIKELESDLGVELFERHPRGLTTTHNGHQFLRHATKILADVSDARRSFSENPATEKGQLNLGVTSLVAGYVLSDLLARYRRAFPGINVSAIEDNGSYLEHLLIGGELDVAVMVISNLRDRMALQAEILETSPYRLWLPLGHPLVSADIISVSDIAKEPLIMLTVDEIEENTGKLLTALGARPHVAFRTRSVEAVRSLVATGAGIALLPDLVYRPWSLEGDRIESRDVSGSLPVVQVGMVWRKGSSLPQSARDFVGIAEALRSGRGR comes from the coding sequence ATGGCGTTCACCCTCAGGCAGTTGCAGTATTTCATCGCCGTCGCGGAACAGGGCTCGATCACCCGCGCCGCGCAGAACCTCTCCATCTCCCAGTCTTCGATCACCGAAGCCATCAAGGAACTGGAAAGTGACCTCGGCGTGGAACTTTTCGAGCGCCATCCCCGCGGACTGACGACGACCCACAACGGTCATCAGTTCCTCCGCCACGCCACCAAGATCCTCGCCGACGTTTCGGACGCCCGGCGCTCCTTCTCAGAAAATCCGGCGACCGAGAAAGGACAGCTCAATCTCGGCGTCACGTCGCTCGTCGCCGGTTACGTGCTCTCGGATCTCTTGGCACGCTACCGCCGTGCTTTTCCTGGCATCAATGTGAGCGCCATCGAGGACAACGGTTCCTACCTGGAACACCTGCTCATCGGCGGCGAGCTCGATGTGGCCGTCATGGTGATCTCCAACCTTCGCGACCGCATGGCGCTCCAGGCGGAGATTCTGGAAACGTCGCCCTATCGGCTGTGGCTTCCACTCGGCCATCCTCTCGTATCGGCGGACATCATCTCGGTCAGCGATATCGCCAAAGAGCCGCTGATCATGCTGACCGTGGACGAAATCGAGGAGAACACCGGCAAGCTTCTGACCGCTCTTGGTGCCCGTCCGCATGTCGCCTTCCGCACGCGCTCGGTCGAAGCGGTGAGAAGTCTCGTTGCGACAGGCGCGGGCATCGCCCTCCTGCCCGATCTTGTCTACCGCCCCTGGTCGCTGGAAGGCGACCGCATCGAGAGCCGGGACGTTTCCGGCTCCCTTCCCGTCGTCCAGGTCGGCATGGTCTGGCGAAAGGGTTCGAGCCTGCCCCAGTCGGCACGCGATTTCGTGGGGATTGCCGAGGCGCTGAGAAGCGGGCGCGGACGCTAG
- a CDS encoding CocE/NonD family hydrolase, which produces MPMKDRRFSVIENEWITLQDGTRLAARIWMPEGAEADPVPTVFEFLPYRKGDGTSPRDESTYPVFAAAGIAGVRVDIRGSGESDGVIDGEYTPLELANACELIAWIAAKPWSNGNVGMMGISWGGFNCLQVAALKPPALKAVISIASTVDRYNDDIHYKNGTHLSAQLSWAATMLAYQSRSPDPAIVGDRWKAMWLERLENEPFFLEEWLQHQRRDDFWRHGSICEDFEGFPVPALVIAGWADGYRNTPVKAVEGLGGKAKALIGPWIHKYPHFAWPKPRMDFHAEAIAWWNRWLRGEQNGAEGWPQMRAYIQDGARPSRNREFDPGFWVAKLEWSEPEMDCFYVEQFGTLTPGMPIAGAHDHDRYLRSPLDTGTMAGEWFTLKPDAEMALDQRTDDAGSLVFETAPLKEAQDYLGRPVVDLELACDDEWANLCARIVDVHPDGTATRVTFGVLNLAHREGNDKPKALEAGRKTKIRLLLDAMGYRFRAGHRIRLSLSTSYWPKVLPPPTDPGVTIDLASLGLALPRLGDHQVVAVPEPANPDPLPKYRELTPAETARGVERDLTNGLTEYSIYEDTGLFEHPGFGLATRQLRDELWSIADGDPLSMTGTSTWTCDMQRPGWFVRTISTATIACTATDWLISAHVRAFEGDTEIFEKTFSKKIARDFM; this is translated from the coding sequence ATGCCCATGAAAGACCGTCGATTTAGCGTCATCGAGAATGAGTGGATCACTCTCCAGGACGGGACCCGTCTTGCCGCCCGCATCTGGATGCCGGAGGGAGCCGAGGCCGATCCGGTGCCTACCGTGTTCGAATTCCTCCCTTACCGCAAGGGCGACGGGACCAGCCCGCGCGATGAATCCACCTATCCCGTCTTTGCGGCGGCAGGCATTGCGGGCGTGCGGGTGGACATCCGCGGTTCCGGCGAATCCGACGGCGTCATCGACGGTGAATATACGCCTCTGGAGCTTGCCAACGCCTGCGAGCTGATCGCCTGGATTGCCGCCAAGCCATGGTCGAACGGCAATGTCGGCATGATGGGAATTTCCTGGGGCGGCTTCAACTGCCTCCAGGTCGCGGCCTTGAAGCCGCCTGCCCTGAAAGCCGTCATCTCGATCGCATCCACGGTGGATCGCTACAACGACGACATCCACTACAAGAACGGCACGCACCTCTCCGCCCAGCTATCCTGGGCGGCAACCATGCTCGCCTACCAGTCCCGTTCGCCCGATCCCGCTATTGTCGGCGACCGCTGGAAGGCGATGTGGCTGGAACGGCTCGAGAATGAACCCTTCTTCCTCGAGGAGTGGCTGCAGCACCAGCGGCGCGACGATTTCTGGAGGCACGGCTCCATCTGCGAGGATTTCGAAGGCTTCCCTGTGCCGGCGCTCGTGATTGCCGGTTGGGCGGATGGTTATCGCAACACGCCCGTGAAGGCTGTCGAGGGCCTCGGAGGCAAGGCAAAGGCATTGATCGGACCGTGGATCCATAAATATCCGCACTTCGCCTGGCCCAAGCCTCGCATGGACTTTCATGCCGAAGCGATTGCCTGGTGGAACCGGTGGCTCAGAGGCGAGCAGAACGGCGCGGAGGGTTGGCCCCAGATGCGCGCCTACATTCAGGACGGCGCACGCCCCTCGCGCAATCGCGAGTTTGATCCCGGCTTCTGGGTCGCCAAATTGGAATGGTCAGAACCGGAGATGGATTGCTTCTATGTCGAGCAGTTCGGCACGCTGACGCCCGGCATGCCCATCGCCGGGGCGCATGATCACGATCGTTACCTGCGCTCGCCACTGGATACGGGCACCATGGCTGGCGAATGGTTCACGCTCAAGCCGGATGCGGAAATGGCTCTCGACCAGCGGACCGACGACGCCGGCTCGCTGGTATTCGAGACCGCCCCACTGAAGGAAGCACAGGATTACCTCGGCAGGCCGGTTGTGGACCTCGAGCTCGCTTGCGATGACGAATGGGCAAATCTCTGCGCCCGCATCGTCGACGTTCACCCTGACGGAACTGCCACGCGCGTGACGTTCGGCGTCCTCAACCTCGCGCACAGGGAAGGCAACGACAAGCCCAAGGCGCTGGAGGCGGGCAGGAAGACGAAGATACGGCTGCTGCTCGACGCGATGGGCTATCGCTTCCGCGCGGGGCATCGCATCCGGCTGTCGCTCTCGACGTCCTATTGGCCCAAGGTGCTCCCGCCCCCGACCGATCCCGGCGTAACCATCGACCTTGCCTCGCTGGGCCTCGCGCTTCCGCGGCTCGGCGACCATCAGGTCGTTGCCGTCCCTGAGCCGGCCAATCCCGACCCGCTGCCGAAGTACCGTGAACTCACACCCGCGGAAACAGCGCGCGGGGTGGAGCGAGACCTGACCAACGGCTTGACGGAGTATTCGATCTACGAGGACACCGGACTGTTCGAGCATCCCGGTTTCGGGCTTGCGACGCGGCAGCTGCGCGACGAGCTCTGGTCGATTGCGGACGGCGACCCGCTTTCGATGACGGGAACCTCCACATGGACCTGCGACATGCAGCGCCCGGGCTGGTTCGTCCGCACGATCTCGACCGCCACCATTGCCTGCACCGCCACCGACTGGCTGATCTCCGCACATGTCCGGGCATTCGAGGGCGATACCGAGATCTTCGAAAAGACCTTCAGCAAGAAGATCGCCCGGGACTTCATGTAG